The segment ATGGAACCCATAAAACGGTTATCAATCAGCGGTGAATGTACCATTTCGAAACGGCTGTCACTATTTTCATAAACATGTATTCTGGTGTAGTGCATAACCTTTAGTGTACATATCAAAATTAATTTCACCAACCGCGGCGCATTGATGTGCTGACTGTAATAATTTTGTTTTTACAAGTTCAACATTAATTACCGGCTCACTTCGATTTTTGTCATTACTGCAATGTGTTATTAAAACACCAGTGGCCCAAAAATTATTCGCTATTACACCAAAAATCAATAAGTCACTTCCTGTCTTTGATTTGAGCCGATAAAATTCAATCAGGGTAACATCTTGTGGCAACAGGAGTATTTTTTGTTGTACCCATAAAATATTGTTACCCGAAAAAACAAAATCTTCAGTAAAGCCACGTTCATGCAACCCAATAATCGCCGCCCTTTTGTTTATATAAACTTTCATCAAAAAACCATTTAACTGAAACTGTAGTATTCAATTTGAGATCAATACGTTTTTCGAGAAGCTAGAATTTTCTTACAATTATTACTCCTAGCATTATTAATGTTATTCCTAAAAGCCGCCATAAGTTGAAAGAATGTTGCTCAGCCACTAAAATTTTAAAATGGTCTAATAAAACAGCAACAACTACCTGACCTGCTACCACAAGGCCAAATGTTAATGCCATTCCTATGCGTGGTAAGGCGAGCATAGTAGCTGTAATAAAAATAGCTCCAGTTATACCTCCGCCAAGCAGCGAGAATATGGAAGCTGATTTCACTCCAGCCCATGTTATTGTTTCTTTTGTAAACTGGAGATAGATAGCCACAGATATTGCGCCTACAATAAATGAAAACATAGAAGCATATATGGGGCTTTCGATTGATTTACCCAGCCTTGCATTTAAGCCGGCCTGGAAAGGGAGTAGGGCGCCACATATAAAAACAATAATAAGCCATGCGAATTTCATAATCAGTATTTTAGTTTTATTAGTTAATTAAAATATCGAATGACTATTAAAAAAATATTCTCTTTAACTTTTTATGTAATCTCCTAGAATTAGTGGACTCGTGTTTTCTCCATTTGTTCTATCCATGAACAATCCTAAACAATCTTCTGCCACTTCAATTACAAAGTCATTCGAGAGTGTTTTGCCGGTTCTTTTAAAAGACGAATAATGTTTTTACTGCTAACCTTCTGGTAATTTTCGTAAAACGTCAAATTCAGGTGATAGTTTCCGTCATTTCCATTGTAAGTAAGCAAGCATCTGCAGTCTATATACTCATCAGTCCATTAATGGCTATTTTTTCAACATAAGGCATATCCATAGTCACTTTTAAATAAGCACTGCAGATTCTTCAAAATCCATAGGTTAGTCAATTTTTTATTTTTATCCACTTTCATAAATAAAATCAGTTGGTAATTGTTTTGTAAAACTGATAATTTAGATAATAGTGTCTTTGCCTTTGCCATTAATACATTTTGACTATTAGATTCATTGCTCAATTGCAAGAATCCGTGAATTATAGCTTCAAGAAAAATGGACTTTATTGAATAAAAGAAATAATAGTCTGCCTGCACTTTTGTAGAGTTCCCAGTTATCCACTTCATTGCCTACGCACTTAAGTATTTTTCAAGAAAAGGCAATTGAAAATAATTGCCACGTATTGGTATTTATTCAAGTTTAAATATTTTAAGATGAGACATAGTGTACTTAACTTATTATTACTTAAGGTTCTTATGCTTGCTTGTGTTTGCCTATACGCACAAAAAGGACAGAAAGCCACTCTTCTTCGCATTTACGAAGACAATGATTTTTTAAATATAAGAGGTAAGGGCACAGATAGAGCATACAGTGGTGGCACGAGGTTGGATTTATTTTATCGTCAAAATCGAAAACCCTTTTTATTTCCTGCATTTCTAGAGTCAAAAAAAGACAGTACAATATTTTTTGGGCAGTGGGGTTTAATGCAAACAATTTTCACACCCGATAATATAAGTGACGCTGATTTTCAGCCTAATGATTATTTCTACTCCGGCGCATTGTTTGTCATTCATTCTCTATACTCCTTCAATCCATTGCGCCAATATAGTTTCCAGCTGGAATTGCAGCTTGGTATAAGGGGGCCGGCGGCATTTGGTAAACAAGCACAAACTTTTATGCACAGACTGATAGGTTACACTATCCCCATGGGTTGGGATAATCAATTGCCAAATATGCCTGTCATAAATGCCAGTCTCTTTTTTGAAAAACAAATAGCATCTTCATCTAAATACTTTGAATTAATTGCGGGTGTTAAGTTGCATATGGGGACGCTTCGTAACGGAATAACCGTATCTCACCAATTCAGATGGGGACTTATGAATTCCTATTTCAGCGGTTATATAAGCCAGTTTTCTGGATCGCTGTTTAATAAAAATCAAAAGGGAAATAAGATACAGGCCTATGTTGTTGTTAAACCCGAACTGCAATTTGTTTTCAGCAACGCTTTATTAGAAGATTGCTTTTTCGGTAAAACAACAACTAGGCAGGTTGATAGTCGTAGATTGGACATGTTAACCGGAATAAATAGTCACACGCCGAGTGATATTCGTAATATGGTTTACGCCATAAATTATGGTGTTGTGCTTTCTTCCGGAAAATGTGCCCTATCATTTGTTCAAAATACGTCATCAGAAATGCGTAAGGGAACTTATAGTCATGAGGTAGGAAATATTTCCTTGTATTTCCATCTGTAATACAACATTACTATATATTTTTCAGAATTAGCGATTTGCCGATAATGCAACAGCAGAAATTTTTTTATGGTTCATTGAACTTAAAAATCAACATGTTTGATCTGTATATGAAAACAAATAGCAGCATTTGTATATAGTTTTGATGCTGTAGGTAGTGGAGAGATTAATAAGTCTTTTTAGCCTGGATTTTTTACAAAAATTTCAAATCGAAGAGATATAGTCTGGCAGATCATTGGTGTGATCCAGTGGCAAATAAATTATATATCTATTTGGCAAGTAGCAGTTGGTTTTGGGTTAACCAGGCGATTGTTTCCACAGTCGCCTCTCCTTTACAGTTAATGTCTAGTTGTTAGATACGTAGCTATAACCATTGAAAAAACTGGAACTATTACCTATCAATTAACTTTTGTAAAAGATGAAAAAAAGAAAAACGTTTTGAGCACCTGGACCTGAGTGACAGGCTTGTCAGCGTTATGATGCCTTGTGCAACCGACCAAGGGAATTAAAACATATAAATCCCGATGTGAATTACGTGATACGCCGGGCTGAAAAAAAGTCCTGCTAAAATTAGCTTTATCTATATAAAGCTCTGGCAGTGTTAATAACGGGGATATTTATCTCGTTGCAATGTGATAGGTTGTGCAGAAAAATGTAGATTTCTATGCTGGCATTTTAGGCCAGAGGATGTCAAAAAAAAGATTCTGATTTTTAATATGCCTCATGTGTTGGATATATAATGTTTACATTCGATTTGGCTTTCACCCGAAGCCTTGCAAATCCGGGTTACCTCGAAATGACTTTTACTAAATATCATTTTACATTAAATATAATTTCGTTCACCAGGTTTATCTCTTCCTGGCTGATGGTATGCCCCATATTGTTATAGATATTTAGTGTAACATCGGCGTTCATGTCTTTTAAAATAACCGACGTTGATTGAACTCTTTCAACAGGTACATGAGGATCGGGATTGCTTGTGCAAATAAAAACAGGCGTGTTGTTAAAATCACCGGAGTAGTTGTCCGTATAAATTTTATCGCCTATCAATCCACCGGTAAATGCGACTACACCAGCATATTTTGTTGCATTCCTGCTAACATATTCAAGCGTCAAACAGGCGCCCTGCGAAAAGCCCAAAAAGAAAATATTTTCCTTGCCAATGCCATTTGCTATGAGCTCAATTACCGTATCGTTTAAAACCTGTAGGGCAGAACTGAGCCAAGGTTCATTTTGGGCAGGCACAGCCAGGAAGGACTGGGGATACCAACTGTGGTTTGTTGCCTGTGGTGCCAACAGCGCAAAATCTTTTACATCCAGATGAGTGGATAGTGATAGGATATCTTCAGCAGAGCCGCCTCGACCATGAATCATGATCAACGCTTTTTCTGCCTCACTGATTTTTTTGCCAGATGTTATGATTTTTTTCTGATGCATTGTATTTAGTTAATCCAGTTTAGGTAAAGTTGCTTCAATTTTTTCACGGTAAGCTTCATACTGTGCAGGTAGTTGTAAACTGGTACCCAATTCAGCAACGGTTTCGTCTGTTGCGAAGCCCGGGTTTTCTGTGGCCAGCTCAAACAACACACCACCGGGTTCACGGAAATACAAAGAGAAGAAATAATCTCTGTTTATTTTTTGTGTAATGTTCAATCCTCTTTGCAAGATTTTTTCACGGTATTCCATTAATACATCCTCGTCCTTTACTCGGAAAGCCACATGGTGGTTGGTGCCTGCTGCATGATTGCCTCTTGCAAGCTTGGGTGCTTCTACCAGTATTACAATGGCAGCATGTTCAATAGCATCTGTAGTGTACCTGTAACTGTTCCCTTCCTGTTTTGAAAATGCGTAACCAAAAACACCAGTTAAAATTTCAGCAGTTGTCGTAATGTTCTTCACGGTTAACACAATACTGTGAAATCCACGGGTTGCATGTGAAGCTTTTACTTCAGCGGTTTCCCAGGGCTTTCTGTTGTCGGCAGATTTTGATTCAATGAAATTTATTTTCAATCCATCCGGATCTTCAAATGGTAACATCTTTTCGCCAAAGCTTGATGTGATATTGCCATGGGGGACATCAAATTTATTAAAACGTTCTATCCAAAAATCAAGGCTCCCTTGAGGAACTGAATAGCCGATTGCTGTTGCCATTCCTGAACCTGCAGTACCTCTTCCTATACCTTCCCAAGGGAAGAATGTGAGTATTGATCCCGGTGTGCCCACTTCGTCACCAAAGTAAAAATGGTAGGTATTGGGATCATCAAAGTTTACCGTCTTTTTTACCATTCTTAAACCAAGTACGTTAGTGTAGAATTCAACATTACGTTTTGCGCTATCGGTAATGGCTGTTATATGGTGCAGCCCCAATATTTTATTATTCATATTCTTATTGCTTAAGCATGCAAATTTTGGACATTTGAAAACCTATTCATTGTTACACAACAAGAAAAGCCAAGCCTAACAAAGGGCACTTTTCAGATGGTTCATTTTTAAATTTGACTATTGTTTGATCAATTGGACTTCGGCAACGATGCGTACTTCTTCGCTTACCAGTACGCCACCGGTTTCCAATGCTGCATTCCAAGTGAGTCCCCAGTCTTTACGATTAATTTTCCCTTTAATGCTGAAAGCAGCCTTGATATTACCCCATGGATCTTTCATTAATCCTGCAGATTCAACTTCTAATGTTACCTGTTTGGTAACACCATGCATTGTTAGGTCACCTTTGAGTTCAAAATTATCTTCATCAACTTTTGTAAATGAAGTGGCTCGAAACTCCAATGTTGGGAATTTTTCCACATCAAAAAAATCGGCACTTAAAAGATGTTTATCACGCTCGGCACTACCGGTACTAACAGAGTTTGCCTCTCCTGAAAAACTGATGACTGCATTTGCAAAATCATCACCATCGGTTTCAACAGTGGCTGTGTACTTATCTATTTTGCCGGAAACATTGGTGAACATCATGTGCTTTACTTTAAAGCCAATTTCTGTGTGTGTTGGGTCGATTACCCATTTTGTTTTCTGTGCCATGTTGAATGATTTTATTTTTTATAAGATTAGATCATTATTTTTTTTTATGGCTGTATGAATTATTCCAAATGATGGATATTTTATTTATTTTTTGACAGGACAGAATGTATTCACTGCTGCTTACATTGACAAAACAAGAGGTCACTATTGTATTTGATGGCGTGAACGACTACGAAATCAAAGAAACAGCTTAGCCGGTAAACATTGTTTCTTTTAGTAAATGGGAATAATTCATGCTGTGAACGCCTGCCATTTCTTTGATATTTTGCGTTTCATTTTAGTGTTGAATTTGTTATTCAGTATTAGATTGAAATGCATGAGTTCTATCAAAAGCAGCATCCTATATTTTGAACATAGGTAAAGGATTTAAGGGATGCCTGAATATGTTCCGGGAAATTTTCTTTAACAGAAATAAATGAAATCCAAGGTTGGGCAGTTTTTTTCTATTTTCTTTAATTTTTACTTTGTCTGCGCCGTAAGTGAAGAAACCTAGTGATACATCAATCCAATCTGCCTTTCTAAAAGTCTCAACGGTAGTATTATATACACCTTGATACTTACTTGTTTTGTGATGCCAGTTTATCATCAGAACGATTTCAACTATCCAATCCTGTCGGCCTGTTTCAGTCAGGTAATTATATGCCTGGTCGATGGATGGATTCAGATAATCAATTGTATGATCGGTCCAGATACCGATATCATGAAATACGGCAGCAAGCGCATATTTTTCTTCATGTTCTTTTTCGCTATCAATCAAAACACAGTTACAAAAAACACGGTAGACATGGTTTTTATATTTGTCGTAGTCAGCACCAATAACAGGTTTATATTGTTCCATTAATGCTTCAATCGTATTATTTGAAAACTCCATTGTTCAGTAGTTTGATCTTGTTGAAATACAGGGCTCCGATTTATTTAATAAACAAAAACATTCCATAATCAATCTATGGAATGCTTTTGTTTTAAAGAGGTGAATTAAAATTTATTCCAGATGATTATTTTAATGCTCCTTTTGCAGCGATATCAATTACATCAACAACAGCTTTGGGTTGAGACATAAAAACGACGTGGCTTGCTTTTATTTCTGTAACTTTTGCCCCCATCCGTTTTGCCATAAAACGTTCACCATCGGGTGGGATAGTTTGATCTTCTGTTGCTACGATATACCAGGTTGGCTTGTTTTTCCATGCAGGATTGCTGACTGATGCCCCGAACACAGAAGCTGAAACGGGAATCTGTGAATCTGCCATGAAATCTGCTTTCTCTTTAGGTATATCGGCACAAAAACCCGAATGGTATTTACTCCTGTCGTACCATATAAAGCCAGCAGCATCAGGAGGTAAAAATCCTGAGTTAGGTGCAGGAGGTCCGGATTGCAACAGTTGTAAAAGTGTTTCGTTTGCATCAGGTGCGAATGCAGCTATGTACACAAGTCCTGCTACGTTAGGATGGTTTCCTGCTTCAGTAATAATTGCACCACCATAAGAATGTCCGACTAGTATCGCAGGGCCATTTTGCCTGTCGAGCACCCTTTTGGTTGCAGCAGCATCATCAGCAAGAGATGTATTTGGGTTACCTACCACACTAACTTTATAACCCTGCTTTGTAAGAATCTTATAAACGGCTTCCCAACCTGATCCATCGGCAAATGCGCCATGTACGAGTACAATATTTTTAACCTTTGTTTGAGCCGTTGTTGTGTTGGCACACAACATAAGAATGGATATCAGTATGCCAATACCCACTGAATAAATTTTTTGTTTCATTGTATTTTTTTTTGTTTATAAGTAAAATTAGAGATGGAGTTAGAGCGAATCAATTGCTGTATAAAGCAAGTTGTTGTATATATAGAATGGATACAGAAACTATCTATAAATCGGTTTAATAAAATAAAAGAGGTCGATATAGTTTACAAGTCTCTTTTATTATTTTCATTTTTTTCAGTGAGTATTTATCCAATTCAAAATAAAGTCAGCATCTTCTTTCCAGGTCGGCAATCCTAATACAAAATGGTTGCGGCCTTTGAATAATTTGTAATCTAAGACTGAACCATTCTTTTTATAAGCATTAAAGTTGCGCTTGTTGAGATGTGCTGGTGTTATGTGATCAGCATCTCCTGCTATAAAAAGTAGTGGAACATGAGGTTTTTTGTAGTCTACTTTTGCTGCACTGGTTAGAGCGCCTCTGGCAACTGTTTTGGATTCAGGTATTGTATATTTTTCATAAGCTTCTCTTTGCTCATCCAGGCGCATACCATTTACAAATGCGTATTGCCAGTCTTTGAAAGACATCATGTAGGTTTTTTCGAGTGATGTAAGAATGCCCAGCGATTTCCAGCCAGCTTTCAAGAAGGAAAATTCGTAAGGAAGCACACCAAGTGGAGGAATAGAATGAATAGCAACACCTGCTGCGGCAAGATCTCTGTTAACCATGATTTGGGTTAACATGCCGCCATAGGAATGTCCAATCACTATCGGCTTCTCGGGTAGCGAGTTAATAATATTGACATAGTGATCTACCAATTCTTTTAATTTTAAAAGAGCCAGTTTTTTATCCTTATGCGGATGTCGAGCACGTAGTTCTTCAACAGACCCTTCTTTGTGTGGCCATGCGGGTGCAAGCGTTTTATAACCCTTACTTTCGAAGTAAACCCTCCATTCGTCCCAGCAGCTATTACTAACAAATGCGCCCGTAATAAATACGATAGTTTTTGAGTTAATTGTTTGCATGATTGTTTTTTTATTTTTTTACAGTTGTATGATTTATAAAATCTGATATATATTTTACGGAGAGGTCTACATATTGATGCTGAGGTCCATGACCTGCATCGGGTAACATGATGATCTGCAGGTTGCGCATTTTGCGGGTAAGCGGGTACCAGTTCTCAACCGGACATACACAATCATGATCTCCAGACAGACAGAGTAACGGTGTTGAAAGTTTGCCTAGTTTTTCTCTTGCATTCATAGTGTCCTTTGCATAATCGGCTATACCCATGAAGTAGCGTGCAAATTTTTCAACCGGTACGGGAATGTCTTTATCATTCACTCTCTGTGCA is part of the Lacibacter sediminis genome and harbors:
- a CDS encoding alpha/beta hydrolase; this translates as MQTINSKTIVFITGAFVSNSCWDEWRVYFESKGYKTLAPAWPHKEGSVEELRARHPHKDKKLALLKLKELVDHYVNIINSLPEKPIVIGHSYGGMLTQIMVNRDLAAAGVAIHSIPPLGVLPYEFSFLKAGWKSLGILTSLEKTYMMSFKDWQYAFVNGMRLDEQREAYEKYTIPESKTVARGALTSAAKVDYKKPHVPLLFIAGDADHITPAHLNKRNFNAYKKNGSVLDYKLFKGRNHFVLGLPTWKEDADFILNWINTH
- a CDS encoding alpha/beta fold hydrolase translates to MKQKIYSVGIGILISILMLCANTTTAQTKVKNIVLVHGAFADGSGWEAVYKILTKQGYKVSVVGNPNTSLADDAAATKRVLDRQNGPAILVGHSYGGAIITEAGNHPNVAGLVYIAAFAPDANETLLQLLQSGPPAPNSGFLPPDAAGFIWYDRSKYHSGFCADIPKEKADFMADSQIPVSASVFGASVSNPAWKNKPTWYIVATEDQTIPPDGERFMAKRMGAKVTEIKASHVVFMSQPKAVVDVIDIAAKGALK
- a CDS encoding ring-cleaving dioxygenase — its product is MNNKILGLHHITAITDSAKRNVEFYTNVLGLRMVKKTVNFDDPNTYHFYFGDEVGTPGSILTFFPWEGIGRGTAGSGMATAIGYSVPQGSLDFWIERFNKFDVPHGNITSSFGEKMLPFEDPDGLKINFIESKSADNRKPWETAEVKASHATRGFHSIVLTVKNITTTAEILTGVFGYAFSKQEGNSYRYTTDAIEHAAIVILVEAPKLARGNHAAGTNHHVAFRVKDEDVLMEYREKILQRGLNITQKINRDYFFSLYFREPGGVLFELATENPGFATDETVAELGTSLQLPAQYEAYREKIEATLPKLD
- a CDS encoding lipid A deacylase LpxR family protein, which produces MRHSVLNLLLLKVLMLACVCLYAQKGQKATLLRIYEDNDFLNIRGKGTDRAYSGGTRLDLFYRQNRKPFLFPAFLESKKDSTIFFGQWGLMQTIFTPDNISDADFQPNDYFYSGALFVIHSLYSFNPLRQYSFQLELQLGIRGPAAFGKQAQTFMHRLIGYTIPMGWDNQLPNMPVINASLFFEKQIASSSKYFELIAGVKLHMGTLRNGITVSHQFRWGLMNSYFSGYISQFSGSLFNKNQKGNKIQAYVVVKPELQFVFSNALLEDCFFGKTTTRQVDSRRLDMLTGINSHTPSDIRNMVYAINYGVVLSSGKCALSFVQNTSSEMRKGTYSHEVGNISLYFHL
- a CDS encoding alpha/beta hydrolase, with translation MHQKKIITSGKKISEAEKALIMIHGRGGSAEDILSLSTHLDVKDFALLAPQATNHSWYPQSFLAVPAQNEPWLSSALQVLNDTVIELIANGIGKENIFFLGFSQGACLTLEYVSRNATKYAGVVAFTGGLIGDKIYTDNYSGDFNNTPVFICTSNPDPHVPVERVQSTSVILKDMNADVTLNIYNNMGHTISQEEINLVNEIIFNVK
- a CDS encoding DMT family transporter; its protein translation is MKFAWLIIVFICGALLPFQAGLNARLGKSIESPIYASMFSFIVGAISVAIYLQFTKETITWAGVKSASIFSLLGGGITGAIFITATMLALPRIGMALTFGLVVAGQVVVAVLLDHFKILVAEQHSFNLWRLLGITLIMLGVIIVRKF
- a CDS encoding YceI family protein encodes the protein MAQKTKWVIDPTHTEIGFKVKHMMFTNVSGKIDKYTATVETDGDDFANAVISFSGEANSVSTGSAERDKHLLSADFFDVEKFPTLEFRATSFTKVDEDNFELKGDLTMHGVTKQVTLEVESAGLMKDPWGNIKAAFSIKGKINRKDWGLTWNAALETGGVLVSEEVRIVAEVQLIKQ